From Erwinia pyri, a single genomic window includes:
- the ftsQ gene encoding cell division protein FtsQ produces MSQAALNVRNREAQEKARSGRSNGSRLAGILFLSLVLGVMLAGGFVVVKWMDDASRLPLSRLVVTGQTHYTTNDDIRQAILSLGAPGTFMSQDVDIIQQQIERLPWIQQVSVRKQWPDELKIHLVEYVPVARWNDLHMVDADGKSFTVPASHIGKEEMPMLYGPEGSETEVLTGYHQMSDLLAASKFKLKVASMTARRSWQLVLSDDVRLELGRNEDMKRLKRFIQLYPTLQQQAQAENKRISYVDLRYDSGAAVGWAPAEIKTPDSNQQQNQAQVKQ; encoded by the coding sequence ATGTCCCAGGCCGCTCTGAATGTCCGAAACCGTGAAGCGCAGGAAAAAGCGCGCTCCGGGCGCAGTAATGGTTCACGGCTGGCGGGTATCCTCTTTTTGTCGCTGGTACTGGGCGTGATGCTCGCCGGCGGGTTTGTGGTGGTGAAGTGGATGGATGATGCTTCCCGTCTGCCGCTCTCGCGGCTGGTGGTGACCGGGCAGACGCACTACACCACTAACGATGATATTCGTCAGGCTATTTTATCACTCGGCGCGCCGGGTACGTTCATGTCGCAGGATGTGGACATTATCCAACAGCAGATTGAACGTCTGCCGTGGATCCAGCAGGTCAGCGTCCGTAAACAGTGGCCCGACGAGTTAAAGATTCATCTGGTTGAGTATGTGCCCGTGGCGCGCTGGAACGACCTGCATATGGTTGATGCCGACGGTAAGTCGTTCACGGTGCCAGCCAGCCACATCGGCAAGGAAGAGATGCCGATGCTGTATGGGCCTGAGGGCAGCGAGACAGAGGTGCTGACTGGTTATCACCAGATGAGCGATCTGCTGGCGGCGAGTAAATTTAAATTGAAGGTGGCGTCGATGACCGCACGGCGGTCCTGGCAACTGGTGTTGAGCGATGATGTCCGGCTGGAGCTGGGCCGCAACGAAGATATGAAGCGGCTAAAACGTTTCATTCAGCTCTATCCCACGCTGCAGCAACAGGCACAGGCAGAGAATAAGCGTATCAGCTACGTGGATCTGCGCTATGACTCTGGCGCAGCAGTAGGATGGGCACCGGCAGAAATCAAGACCCCCGACAGTAATCAGCAACAGAATCAGGCACAGGTTAAACAATAA
- the murD gene encoding UDP-N-acetylmuramoyl-L-alanine--D-glutamate ligase, whose translation MADYQGKKVVIIGLGLTGLSCVEFFLARGVTPRVMDTRVSPPGLEKLPESVERWTGSLNEEWLLAADLIVASPGMALAHPALMDAAAAGVEIVGDIELFCREAQAPVVAITGSNGKSTVTTLVGEMAKAAGWQVGVGGNIGLPALMLLDQPAQLYVLELSSFQLESTHSLKAAAATVLNVTEDHMDRYPLGMQQYRAAKLRVYEQAEVCVVNADDALTLPVRGQDSRCVSFGVEAGDYHLTTQSGESWLAFKGEQLLNSREMTLVGQHNHTNALAALALADAVGLPRAACLQALTSFNGLAHRFQIALDRNGVRWINDSKATNVGSTEAALNGLQVQGTLWLLLGGDGKSADFSPLSRYLQGDNVRTYCFGRDAEALAALRPEIAVQTATLAEAMAQIARQVKPGDMVLLSPACASLDQFKNFEQRGDAFTQLAKELG comes from the coding sequence ATGGCTGACTATCAGGGTAAAAAAGTGGTCATCATCGGGTTGGGCCTGACCGGGCTCTCCTGTGTTGAGTTCTTTTTAGCGCGCGGCGTGACGCCACGCGTGATGGATACCCGTGTCTCCCCGCCAGGCCTGGAGAAGCTGCCGGAGAGCGTTGAGCGCTGGACCGGCTCCCTGAATGAGGAGTGGCTGCTGGCTGCCGATCTGATTGTCGCCAGCCCGGGTATGGCGCTGGCGCACCCCGCGCTTATGGATGCTGCCGCGGCTGGCGTGGAAATCGTTGGCGATATCGAACTCTTCTGCCGGGAAGCGCAGGCACCTGTGGTGGCGATCACCGGTTCAAACGGCAAGAGCACCGTGACCACGCTGGTGGGTGAGATGGCGAAAGCAGCAGGATGGCAGGTTGGTGTCGGGGGCAATATCGGGCTGCCCGCGCTGATGCTGCTCGACCAGCCTGCACAGCTCTACGTGCTTGAACTTTCCAGCTTCCAGCTGGAGAGCACGCACAGTCTGAAAGCGGCCGCCGCTACGGTGCTTAACGTTACTGAAGATCATATGGATCGCTATCCCCTTGGCATGCAGCAGTACCGCGCCGCCAAGCTGCGGGTGTATGAGCAGGCCGAAGTTTGTGTGGTGAATGCTGATGATGCCCTGACCCTGCCCGTGCGGGGCCAGGACAGCCGCTGCGTCAGCTTTGGTGTGGAAGCGGGGGATTACCATCTCACCACGCAGTCTGGTGAGAGCTGGCTGGCATTTAAAGGTGAACAACTGCTGAACAGCCGCGAAATGACGCTGGTCGGGCAGCACAACCACACCAATGCGCTGGCCGCGCTGGCGCTGGCTGATGCCGTTGGCCTGCCGCGTGCCGCCTGCCTGCAGGCTTTAACTTCATTTAACGGGTTGGCTCACCGCTTCCAGATCGCACTGGATCGTAACGGCGTCCGCTGGATCAACGACTCCAAGGCCACCAACGTGGGCAGTACCGAAGCCGCCCTGAATGGATTGCAGGTGCAGGGCACCCTGTGGCTGCTGCTGGGGGGCGACGGCAAGTCTGCTGATTTCAGCCCGCTGAGCCGTTATCTGCAGGGCGACAACGTACGAACTTACTGCTTTGGACGCGATGCAGAAGCATTAGCTGCGCTCCGTCCGGAGATTGCCGTTCAGACCGCTACGCTGGCAGAAGCGATGGCGCAAATCGCCCGCCAGGTGAAGCCGGGCGATATGGTGCTCTTGTCGCCAGCCTGCGCCAGCCTGGATCAATTTAAAAACTTCGAGCAGCGCGGCGACGCGTTTACTCAACTGGCTAAGGAGCTTGGCTAA
- the murC gene encoding UDP-N-acetylmuramate--L-alanine ligase, translating to MNTQQLAKLRSIVPEMRRVRHIHFVGIGGAGMGGIAEVLANEGYEISGSDLAPNAVTQHLSKLGATIYFNHRAENVSNASVVVVSTAVSQDNPEIIAAREARIPVIRRAEMLAELMRFRHGIAVAGTHGKTTTTAMVSSIYAEGGLDPTFVNGGLVKAAGTHARLGSSRYLIAEADESDASFLHLQPMVAIVTNIEADHMDTYQGDFENLKQTFINFLHNLPFYGRAVLCVDDVVIRDLIPRVGRQITTYGFSEDADVRIESYEQYGAQGHFTLARHDKPLMRVTLNAPGRHNALNAAAAVAVATEEGIEDEEILSALESFQGTGRRFDFLGEYPIQDVNGKPGTAMLVDDYGHHPTEVDVTIQAARAGWPDKQLVMIFQPHRYTRTRDLYDDFANVLSQVDVLLMLDVYSAGETPIPGADSRSLCRTIRGRGKVDPILVSDHDAVLDMLAPKLSGNDLILVQGAGNVGRIARTLSELKLQPQMKEGEHHG from the coding sequence ATGAATACACAACAACTGGCAAAACTGCGTTCTATCGTGCCCGAGATGCGTCGCGTCCGGCACATTCACTTTGTTGGCATCGGTGGTGCCGGCATGGGCGGTATTGCCGAAGTGTTGGCTAACGAAGGGTATGAAATCAGCGGTTCAGATCTGGCCCCTAACGCGGTGACCCAGCATCTGAGCAAGCTTGGCGCAACAATCTATTTTAATCATCGCGCTGAAAACGTCAGCAATGCCAGTGTGGTGGTGGTTTCTACCGCGGTTTCTCAGGATAACCCGGAGATCATTGCTGCGCGTGAAGCACGTATTCCGGTTATTCGCCGTGCAGAGATGCTGGCGGAGCTGATGCGTTTCCGCCACGGCATCGCCGTTGCCGGTACGCACGGCAAAACAACCACCACGGCGATGGTCTCCAGTATTTATGCCGAAGGCGGACTGGATCCCACGTTCGTGAACGGTGGCCTGGTCAAGGCGGCGGGAACGCATGCGCGTCTGGGCAGCAGCCGCTATCTGATTGCTGAAGCGGATGAGAGCGATGCCTCTTTCCTGCACCTTCAGCCAATGGTGGCGATTGTCACCAATATTGAAGCTGACCATATGGACACCTATCAGGGCGACTTTGAGAACCTGAAGCAGACATTCATCAACTTCCTGCATAACCTGCCGTTTTATGGCCGTGCGGTGCTCTGTGTTGATGATGTGGTGATCCGGGATTTGATCCCACGCGTCGGACGGCAGATAACCACCTATGGCTTCAGTGAAGATGCTGACGTGCGTATTGAAAGCTATGAGCAGTATGGCGCGCAGGGACATTTCACCCTGGCCCGTCATGACAAGCCGCTGATGCGCGTTACCCTGAATGCACCTGGCCGTCATAACGCGCTGAACGCAGCTGCGGCGGTGGCCGTAGCCACTGAAGAAGGCATTGAGGACGAGGAGATCCTCAGCGCGCTGGAGAGCTTCCAGGGAACCGGTCGCCGCTTTGATTTCCTCGGCGAGTATCCGATTCAGGATGTGAACGGTAAGCCTGGCACCGCCATGCTGGTGGATGATTACGGTCATCACCCCACTGAAGTCGATGTGACTATTCAGGCCGCAAGGGCGGGCTGGCCGGACAAGCAGCTGGTGATGATTTTCCAGCCGCATCGCTATACCCGTACCCGTGATTTATATGACGATTTTGCCAATGTGCTGTCGCAGGTAGATGTCCTGCTGATGCTGGATGTCTATTCAGCCGGCGAGACGCCAATTCCGGGCGCGGACAGCCGCTCGCTTTGCCGCACCATTCGTGGACGTGGCAAGGTCGATCCTATCCTGGTCTCTGACCACGATGCCGTGCTGGATATGCTGGCGCCTAAGCTCTCCGGCAACGATTTAATCCTGGTCCAGGGGGCCGGCAACGTCGGACGCATTGCCCGTACGCTGTCAGAACTTAAGTTACAACCGCAGATGAAAGAAGGGGAACATCATGGCTGA
- the ftsW gene encoding cell division protein FtsW: protein MRVPGLSLAGGITNRLKEWVMGPRESDASSMVLYDRTLLWLTIGLAVLGFVMVTSASMPVGQRLSDDPFYFAKRDAFYIVLALCMALVTLRVPMAFWQRYSNIMLMVTILMLLVVLVVGSSVNGASRWIALGPLRIQPAELSKLSLFCYLASYLVRKVEEVRNNFWGFCKPMGVMVVLAVLLLAQPDLGTVVVLFVTTLAMLFLAGAKLWQFLAIIGSGIFAVCLLIVAEPYRMRRVTSFWNPWEDPFGSGYQLTQSLMAFGRGEFWGQGLGNSVQKLEYLPEAHTDFIFSIIGEELGYIGVVLALLMVFFVAFRAMSIGRRALELDQRFAGFLGCSIGVWFSFQALVNVGAAAGMLPTKGLTLPLISYGGSSLIIMSTAIVFLLRIDYETRLAKAQAFTRGSR from the coding sequence ATGCGTGTTCCTGGTTTAAGTCTGGCCGGCGGCATCACGAATCGTCTGAAAGAGTGGGTCATGGGCCCGCGAGAGAGCGACGCCAGCTCAATGGTTCTTTATGATCGCACGCTGCTCTGGCTGACCATCGGTCTGGCGGTGCTGGGATTTGTTATGGTGACCTCCGCCTCAATGCCGGTAGGGCAGCGACTGTCGGACGATCCGTTCTATTTCGCCAAGCGTGACGCCTTCTATATTGTGCTGGCGCTGTGTATGGCTCTGGTCACTCTGCGCGTCCCGATGGCGTTCTGGCAGCGCTACAGCAATATCATGCTGATGGTGACGATACTGATGCTGTTGGTGGTGCTGGTGGTGGGCAGCTCAGTAAACGGCGCCTCGCGCTGGATTGCTTTAGGGCCTTTGCGTATTCAGCCGGCAGAACTGTCAAAGCTGTCGCTGTTCTGTTACCTCGCCAGCTATCTGGTACGCAAGGTGGAAGAGGTGCGTAACAACTTCTGGGGCTTCTGTAAGCCGATGGGAGTGATGGTGGTGCTGGCCGTGCTGCTGCTGGCTCAGCCAGACCTCGGCACCGTGGTGGTGCTGTTTGTGACCACGCTGGCGATGCTGTTCCTGGCGGGCGCCAAGCTCTGGCAGTTCCTGGCCATTATCGGCTCCGGGATCTTCGCCGTCTGCCTGCTGATTGTGGCTGAACCCTATCGTATGCGCCGCGTAACATCGTTCTGGAACCCGTGGGAAGATCCCTTCGGCAGCGGCTATCAGCTGACGCAGTCGCTGATGGCCTTTGGACGAGGTGAATTCTGGGGCCAGGGCCTCGGCAATTCCGTACAGAAACTGGAGTATTTACCGGAAGCGCACACCGATTTTATCTTCTCGATTATCGGGGAGGAGCTGGGTTATATCGGTGTGGTTTTAGCCCTGTTAATGGTATTCTTCGTCGCTTTTCGCGCGATGTCCATTGGCCGTCGTGCGCTTGAGCTCGACCAGCGTTTCGCCGGCTTTCTGGGATGCTCTATCGGCGTCTGGTTCAGCTTCCAGGCGCTGGTCAACGTCGGCGCGGCTGCGGGCATGCTGCCCACCAAAGGGCTGACGCTGCCGCTGATCAGTTACGGCGGCTCCAGCCTGATTATTATGTCGACGGCTATCGTGTTTTTGTTACGAATTGATTATGAAACGCGCCTGGCGAAAGCGCAGGCCTTTACGCGAGGTAGTCGATGA
- the ftsA gene encoding cell division protein FtsA, which translates to MIKSTDRKLVVGLEIGTAKVAALVGEILPDGMVNIIGVGSCPSRGMDKGGVNDLESVVKCVQRAIDQAELMADCQISSVYLALSGKHISCQNEIGMVPISEEEVTQEDVENVVHTAKSVRVRDEHRILHVIPQEYAIDYQEGIKNPVGLSGVRMQAKVHLITCHNDMAKNIVKAVERCGLKVDQLIFAGLASSFAVLTEDERELGVCVVDVGGGTMDIAVYTGGALRHTKVIPYAGNVVTSDIAYAFGTPPTDAEAIKVRHGCALGSIVGKDENVEVPSVGGRPPRSLQRQTLAEVIEPRYTELLNLVNDEILQLQEQLRQQGVKHHLAAGIVLTGGAAQIEGLAACAQRVFHTQVRIGQPLNITGLTDYAQEPYYSTAVGLLHYGKESHLNGEADVEKRASVGNWFKRINSWLRKEF; encoded by the coding sequence ATGATCAAGTCGACGGACAGAAAACTGGTAGTTGGACTCGAGATTGGCACCGCGAAGGTTGCCGCATTGGTAGGTGAAATTCTGCCCGATGGCATGGTCAATATCATTGGTGTAGGCAGCTGTCCGTCCCGCGGCATGGATAAAGGCGGCGTGAACGATCTGGAGTCGGTGGTGAAGTGCGTGCAGCGCGCCATCGACCAGGCAGAGCTGATGGCTGACTGCCAGATTTCCTCGGTTTACCTTGCATTATCGGGCAAACACATCAGCTGCCAGAACGAAATAGGGATGGTTCCTATTTCCGAAGAGGAAGTGACCCAGGAAGATGTGGAGAATGTGGTACATACCGCCAAATCCGTCCGTGTTCGTGATGAGCACCGGATCCTCCATGTTATTCCGCAAGAATATGCGATCGACTATCAGGAAGGGATCAAAAACCCGGTCGGCTTGTCCGGCGTGCGGATGCAGGCAAAAGTGCATTTGATCACCTGTCACAATGATATGGCGAAAAACATCGTGAAAGCGGTTGAACGATGTGGCCTGAAAGTTGACCAACTGATTTTCGCCGGTCTGGCCTCCAGCTTTGCGGTGCTGACCGAAGATGAGCGTGAGCTGGGCGTCTGCGTGGTAGACGTGGGCGGCGGCACGATGGATATCGCGGTCTATACCGGCGGCGCGCTGCGCCATACCAAAGTGATCCCCTATGCAGGGAACGTGGTCACCAGCGATATTGCCTACGCGTTTGGTACGCCGCCGACCGATGCTGAAGCGATTAAAGTGCGTCACGGCTGCGCGTTGGGCTCTATCGTGGGCAAAGACGAAAACGTGGAAGTGCCAAGCGTAGGTGGGCGTCCACCACGCAGTCTGCAGCGGCAGACGCTGGCAGAGGTGATTGAGCCTCGTTACACCGAGCTGTTGAATCTGGTCAACGACGAGATTCTGCAGCTGCAGGAGCAGCTTCGCCAGCAGGGCGTTAAGCACCATCTTGCGGCAGGCATTGTTCTGACCGGCGGTGCGGCACAGATTGAAGGTTTAGCGGCTTGCGCCCAGCGTGTGTTCCACACCCAGGTGCGTATCGGACAGCCGCTGAACATCACAGGACTAACGGATTACGCGCAGGAGCCTTACTACTCAACGGCGGTAGGCTTGCTGCACTACGGAAAAGAGTCTCACCTTAACGGTGAGGCGGATGTAGAAAAAAGAGCCTCAGTGGGCAACTGGTTCAAACGAATCAACAGCTGGCTGAGAAAAGAGTTTTAA
- the murG gene encoding undecaprenyldiphospho-muramoylpentapeptide beta-N-acetylglucosaminyltransferase, translated as MTGKRLMVMAGGTGGHVFPGLAVAHHLMAQGWQVRWLGTADRMEAELVPKHGIDIDFIRISGLRGKGLKAQLSAPLRIFNAVRQARAIMKAYRPDVVLGMGGYVSGPGGLAAWSCGIPVVLHEQNGIAGLTNKWLAKIAKKVMQAFPGAFPDAEVVGNPVRTDVLALPLPEARLADRSGPVRVLIIGGSQGARVLNQTMPQVAAKLGNAVSLWHQVGKGALAEVNQAYEQVNQTQHKVTEFIDDMAAAYAWADVVVCRSGALTVSEVAAAGLPAIFVPFQHKDRQQYWNALPLEQAGAAKIYEQPQFTAEVVAETLAHWDRPTLLQMAAKARAVAIPDATERVALEVSKAAL; from the coding sequence ATGACAGGGAAGCGACTGATGGTGATGGCTGGCGGCACCGGTGGACACGTTTTTCCGGGGCTGGCAGTTGCGCACCATCTGATGGCGCAGGGCTGGCAGGTTCGCTGGCTCGGTACCGCCGACCGGATGGAAGCTGAGCTGGTGCCTAAACACGGCATTGATATCGATTTCATTCGTATCAGCGGCCTGCGCGGCAAAGGGCTGAAGGCCCAGCTGAGCGCGCCGCTGCGCATTTTTAATGCAGTGCGCCAGGCCAGAGCGATTATGAAAGCGTACAGGCCTGATGTGGTGTTAGGCATGGGCGGCTACGTTTCCGGTCCGGGCGGATTAGCCGCCTGGAGCTGCGGCATCCCGGTGGTGCTGCATGAACAGAACGGTATTGCTGGCTTAACCAATAAGTGGCTGGCGAAAATTGCTAAAAAAGTGATGCAGGCGTTTCCGGGTGCTTTTCCCGATGCGGAAGTGGTGGGCAACCCGGTTCGTACTGATGTGCTGGCGCTGCCTCTTCCTGAAGCGCGCCTGGCCGATCGCAGCGGCCCGGTTCGCGTGCTGATTATTGGTGGCAGCCAGGGCGCTCGCGTTCTTAATCAGACGATGCCGCAGGTTGCAGCGAAACTGGGTAATGCGGTTTCCCTCTGGCATCAGGTAGGGAAGGGCGCACTGGCTGAGGTTAATCAGGCGTATGAGCAGGTTAACCAGACGCAGCATAAGGTCACCGAATTTATCGATGATATGGCTGCGGCTTACGCCTGGGCTGACGTGGTGGTGTGCCGCTCCGGCGCGCTGACCGTAAGCGAAGTGGCCGCCGCAGGCCTTCCGGCGATCTTTGTGCCGTTCCAGCATAAAGATCGCCAGCAGTACTGGAATGCGTTGCCGCTGGAGCAGGCGGGCGCCGCCAAAATTTATGAACAGCCGCAGTTTACTGCGGAGGTAGTGGCAGAGACGCTGGCTCACTGGGATCGTCCGACTTTACTGCAAATGGCAGCCAAAGCTCGTGCCGTAGCGATCCCAGATGCGACCGAAAGGGTCGCACTGGAAGTCAGCAAGGCTGCGCTTTAA
- a CDS encoding D-alanine--D-alanine ligase has protein sequence MAEKVAVLLGGTSAEREVSLMSGKAVLAGLIEAGIDAHAVDIRDFPVMRLKEEGFEKAFIALHGRGGEDGTLQGVLEFLNIPYTGSGVMASAITMDKLRTKLLWQGCGLPIAPYVAIGRQEMDAGLSAETEAKIAALGLPVFVKPSSEGSSVGISRVNQADSLQAALTEAFRHDDEVLVEAFLSGPEYTVAVIGDEILPSIRINAVSEFYDYEAKYFSDDTEYFCPSGLSAEQEAELSGIVIKAWRALGCSGWGRVDVMMGGDGQFYLLEVNTSPGMTGHSLVPMAGKQAGMSFSQLVARILELAD, from the coding sequence ATGGCTGAGAAAGTAGCGGTATTGCTGGGTGGCACCTCTGCGGAGCGCGAAGTGTCGCTGATGTCGGGAAAGGCGGTGCTGGCGGGGCTGATTGAAGCCGGTATTGACGCACATGCCGTTGATATCCGTGATTTCCCGGTAATGCGTCTGAAAGAGGAGGGCTTTGAAAAAGCCTTTATCGCACTGCATGGCCGCGGCGGGGAAGACGGTACGCTGCAGGGCGTTCTGGAGTTCCTGAATATCCCTTACACCGGCAGTGGCGTCATGGCCTCTGCGATCACCATGGACAAACTGCGTACCAAACTGCTCTGGCAGGGGTGTGGTCTGCCCATCGCGCCTTATGTGGCGATTGGCCGTCAGGAGATGGATGCCGGACTGAGTGCGGAAACGGAAGCAAAAATCGCAGCGCTTGGATTACCGGTTTTTGTTAAACCGAGCAGCGAAGGTTCCAGCGTCGGGATCAGCCGGGTTAACCAGGCTGACTCGCTTCAGGCTGCGCTGACCGAAGCTTTCCGCCACGATGACGAAGTACTGGTGGAAGCCTTTTTAAGCGGACCTGAGTATACCGTAGCGGTGATTGGCGACGAAATATTGCCTTCAATACGCATAAACGCGGTTTCTGAGTTCTATGACTATGAAGCAAAATATTTTTCTGACGATACTGAATACTTCTGTCCAAGCGGACTCTCTGCTGAACAGGAAGCGGAACTCAGCGGCATCGTCATTAAAGCCTGGCGCGCATTAGGCTGCAGCGGCTGGGGTCGCGTAGACGTGATGATGGGCGGAGATGGTCAGTTTTATCTGCTGGAGGTGAACACCTCGCCAGGGATGACCGGCCACAGTCTGGTGCCGATGGCTGGAAAGCAAGCTGGCATGAGCTTCTCTCAGCTGGTGGCGCGCATTCTGGAGCTGGCCGACTGA